The sequence CTCCACCAGCAGATACAGAGGAATTCTACCATCGTCAGATCGAAGCGATGAAGCTCGCTTTTGAAGACGGACTGTGGAGTATCACCGACCCGAAGCATATGGGAAAGAGTCAGGTTGAATATTTGCTCTCCAAGGAATATGCCGACAAGAAGCGCAGCCGCATCACCCATGAAGCTTTGACTCCAATGTCGCTACCAGTCCCGCAAGGCGGCACCGTCTATCTGGCGACAGCCGACAGCGAAGGCAATATGGTCTCTTATATTCAGAGTAATTATATGGAGTTTGGTTCTGGGCTCGTCGTTCCCGGTACAGGCATTGGCCTTCATAATCGCGGCCATACATTTTCTTTGGACGCCGACCATGCCAATTGTCTACAGCCCGGCAAAAGAACATATCACACGATAATTCCCGGATTTCTGTCCAAACAGGGCCAAGCAATAGGTCCCTTCGGAGTCATGGGGGCGTTCATGCAGCCCCAAGGGCATTTGCAGGTTCTGCTCCATAGTATCGATCATCATCTGAATCCTCAAGCTGCGCTGGATGTGCCGAGATGGAGATGGGAGTCAGATAAAGTAGTCATCATCGAAGCTTCCTTTCCGCAAGAATTGGCTGATTCCCTTCGGGCAAGAGGTCATGAGCTTCAGGTAGAAGACAATGTCGGATTATTCGGCAGAGGGCAAATTATTTGGCGCAATCCAGAGACCGGCGTCTTGTGCGGAGGAACGGATCCACGGACAGACGGAGTTGTAGCCACTTGGTAGTTTCATAAAGGAAGTGAGCGCGTTGGCTTTTTTTCAAATAGGAAGCAAGCTCTTTGAAGCAGATTTGGTCGTGTTCGATAAAGATGGTCTGCTCTTTGATTCCCAGTACTTCTGGAAAGGTCTCGCGGAATGCAGAATGCAGGCGTTAGCAGAATGGATCGGGCCGGAAGGACTGGCGGAGTGGTGCCGTTTATTTGGAATAGAGGAGGATCAGGGTGTCGTTCATCATGTGAACTCCAATGGGATTTTCGCCTTGGCACCTCCCGGGGAAGAAGTAATCATAACAGCAGCACTCATTCATAAATACACTGGCAAAGACTGGGGCGAGTCCAGACAATCATCTTTTAACGTATTCGATAGTACGGATCGTACCTTTGATGTTATAAGCGCCTTGAAGCCGAAACCGGGTTTCCCAGATATTTTCACCAGACTAAATACAGCCTCAATTCCGTTTGGGATCGCCACTTCGGATGAATATGAACGGACCCGGCAGTCGGTAGATCATTTTGCAAAATTTGCTGATTTGCAGTTTGTGATTACTCCGTTTGATGTGTTACGAGGAAAGCCTCATACGGATATGCTCGATCTGATCTCAACGCGTACGGGTGTTACTCCTGATCGAATTCTCATGATTGGCGATTCATTTGCAGATATGCAGATGGCCAGCGATGCAGGCTGTATAGGCATCGGTATACCCGATGAGCCGGACATGTTGCGGAAAATGTTGCCTTATGCAAGCTGCATTATCGAATCCTTGGAAGAAATTAAGCTTATCACCATGGAAGATGGACCTAAAAATTGACTACAGGGAGAGATATCCTATGACATGGTTAAAGGAAATCATTGGCACGGAAAAGGCGATTATTGCGATGTGCCATTTGCAGGCATTACCTGGAGATCCTCACTATGATGAGCAAAAAGGAATGGCTTATGTCTTGGAAGCTGCAAGAGCAGATCTGCTGGCTTTGCAGAACGGCGGAGTGGATGCAGTTATGTTCTCCAATGAATTCAGTCTCCCCTATCTGACAGATGTTCGGACCGAAACGGTGGCTGCGATGGCTCGGATCATCGGTGAGCTCATGTGTGATATCCGAATCCCCTTCGGTGTGAATGTATTGTGGGATGCCAAGAAGTCGCTTGATCTGGCTGCTGCTACAGGCGCATTGTTTGTTCGGGAAATCTTCACAGGTGTGTATGCCAGTGACTTCGGTCTATGGAACACGAACGTAGGAGAGACCATCCGCCATCAGAAACAGGTCGGTGCTTCCCATGTTAAGCTGCTGTTCAATATTGTGCCTGAAGCGGCCCAATATTTGGCCGGACGGGATATTGAGAGCATTGCCAGATCTACGGTGTTCAACAACCGCCCCGATGCGCTGTGTGTATCCGGCCTGACAGCCGGAGCAGAGACGGATGCTGAGGTGTTGAAACGGGTCAAAGACAAAGTTCCAGGGACGGTTGTGCTGGCGAACACCGGCATGCGCTTGGACAATCTGGAGCAACAGCTGAGTATTGCAGATGGAGCAGTGGTAGGGACAACCTTCAAATATGACGGCAAATTTGAGAATGCGGTAGATGAGCGGCGGGTAAAAGCGTTCATGGATAAAGTGAAAAGCTTTCGAGCTTCGAGTGGCGTTCTAGTAGAAGCGGTACAGCAGCCTTGAAGAACGTCCATAGTGCTGTGAAGGGCGGGGCAAGGTACA comes from Paenibacillus sp. 19GGS1-52 and encodes:
- a CDS encoding HAD-IA family hydrolase encodes the protein MAFFQIGSKLFEADLVVFDKDGLLFDSQYFWKGLAECRMQALAEWIGPEGLAEWCRLFGIEEDQGVVHHVNSNGIFALAPPGEEVIITAALIHKYTGKDWGESRQSSFNVFDSTDRTFDVISALKPKPGFPDIFTRLNTASIPFGIATSDEYERTRQSVDHFAKFADLQFVITPFDVLRGKPHTDMLDLISTRTGVTPDRILMIGDSFADMQMASDAGCIGIGIPDEPDMLRKMLPYASCIIESLEEIKLITMEDGPKN
- a CDS encoding BtpA/SgcQ family protein is translated as MTWLKEIIGTEKAIIAMCHLQALPGDPHYDEQKGMAYVLEAARADLLALQNGGVDAVMFSNEFSLPYLTDVRTETVAAMARIIGELMCDIRIPFGVNVLWDAKKSLDLAAATGALFVREIFTGVYASDFGLWNTNVGETIRHQKQVGASHVKLLFNIVPEAAQYLAGRDIESIARSTVFNNRPDALCVSGLTAGAETDAEVLKRVKDKVPGTVVLANTGMRLDNLEQQLSIADGAVVGTTFKYDGKFENAVDERRVKAFMDKVKSFRASSGVLVEAVQQP